Genomic DNA from Salvia miltiorrhiza cultivar Shanhuang (shh) chromosome 1, IMPLAD_Smil_shh, whole genome shotgun sequence:
GTAAGGGTGCGGTCACTtgggttgtaaatttatcacaagaaaatgagggataaaaaaCATTctccctttaaatccttcctttcctttccctcattttctataaaaagaATTTCACCCTTTCTTATCCTCAGTATGATTAACTTCTCATTGATGGTACTTGGCTAATATATTTTATGATCTTTTACCACCATATTAATCTCTATGGTTTGGAATATCAGGAGTATCATTCATTGTTGTCTTCTAGTTAGCCTTTTGTACGACTCCCTGATCTCCTTGTGTGTATCCTCGTAATTGCACTGAACTGCTGTGAATCTGTGATTATGGGgtatttcaattttttgctACGTCATGATCCTCGATTATATTGGCAAACTCATTTTTGAGGATCTCGATTGTTTGTTTATTGGCATTTAAAGGTACTGTACTGGAGGAATTAGATGTGAGATGGCATCAGCCTATATCAGATCTAAAGGTGCTGGTTTTGAAAATGTTTTTCAGGTGAGCTCCTCTGAGTAGGAAATGCAGCTACTTATATTTGACCCGTTCTTTTCTGTTTTGTGTTGACTTTCCTTAATTACCATCATAGCAAGAAAAAGTAGTACTAGCTCCAATTGAAGAAACCACCAGTTTTGAATTGGATAAAGtgaatttatctttttattctctTATACATATCATGATAATACATTGCATTATTAAACTGATCTGTTAATTGCTTGGGCACTAGCACTTGAGTTCATACACTAGAAGAATGACAACAGGAATTACCTTTTTTGAGAAGCTAAATGGGCACTTTTGGTTTCCACAATATTGAATAAATCGAAAATGGCCCATTTGGATTTATAAGTTATGCACCAGAATTACCTATGTCTAGTTACCTTGTAGAAAAGTCTTCTTGTCCTTTGCCATGGTGCAACAGCTTTTTGTTGTTGAGGAAGCTCTTGCATTATCTGGCatcatgaggaagatgaagTATTATGTGTAAGCTTTATATGCCGGGAGCATTGCCCACATTGCATTTAGTAGAAAATCAATTCCAGAAACGAATTTTCCTGTAAACCCATATAACGAGATTATCTACCGTTTTTTGTCATTTGAGGTACAAAGCTAATTTGGATAAGTCAATTttgtttgataaaatatcaatatcGTACATTTTCAagacattttattatattgcctTAAAGTTTTTGGTTGGTTTTCCTTGGTAATGGGAACTTCTAGTGCTTACATGGCTGCTGTTGGTTATGTTGTTTGTGTTATCCTTCCTGTGTAAGCCTGATTGTGAGAATACTAAATCAAATTTTCCCTGAGGGATGAAAATCATGAAACTATGTTAGGATCAAGAATGCTGATGTTACTCATGGTGTGACTGTTTTTCAGTTATATGGTGGAATCCAAAGATATATGGAACAATTCCCAGATGGAGGCTTCTTCAAAGGaaaaaattttgtttttgacCATCGGTACGCTTTCATATATCTAATTTACTTCCATTTAGCATGATTTTTTTGTTGCCTTTCGTATTTCTGCATTGCACAGCTTGGGAAGATCATGTCAGTTTTATCTGCAAATACTGCTATTTTTTGCAGGATTCAACAGATTTAGTCTGGTTTAGGCAACATATGACTGTCCGTTAAGACATCAATTTGATTACAAGGTACTCTTATGGATTTCTGCTTTCAGGGTTTCTGTTGGGAGCTTAGATCCTATTGTGTTGGGAACTTGCCTCCTCTGTGGCGTGTCATTTGATAACTACACTTCACGTTGCCGGTGTACTCACTGTAGGATGCTTGTGTTAGTCTGTGATCATTGTCGGGTATGTTCCACTCACATTGTAactgtgtatttcgttgctttCAAATACTTTTGCTTAAGGAGGATCTAATTTAAAGTTTGCAACTAATATTTGCAGGAAATAAATCGGTCTTATGTTTGTGAATTGTGCCAGAAAGATGGCAAGCCTGTTAAATCCATTTGCTCTATGTCGGGAGAAGTACCAGAAACAGCATATGATAATCAGAGTCTCGAGATTGATCAAGCCTCGTCTCTTCTATCTTCGAGTGAAGGTAAGGTTAAAGGTTTTATTCTTGACATCCTTTAGCTGGTATATACTCTATCCTGTTCAAAAAAAATCTCACTTTACATGTTTACAAATTACTTTAATGGAGATAAATGggaaattaagaaaagaaaaaaaagtttggTAGAAATTGTATAACTACACTTgtttgccaaaaaaagaaagaaagcaagacTTCTTTGAGACTACTTGTTTTAAATAGTAGGGAGTACTGAATAAGACATATCTAGGGTTGCTTCTCATTTTTTTGCTAACTCCTGTCCTGTATGCAATCTGGTTAGCTGAGCTATGTGTCTGTACGCAGTTAGGATATACCCATCTCTGATCTCTTTGCCTTTCTGCTTTCTGTAACATTTGCTGCATATACTCTAGTTTTTGCTTGATGTTCTCTGTTAATTCTAAGGAGCTTATTAAGAAGTATTTTGGCTGAACTGTTCACTAGACCCTTagtttttttcagttttatgaaGCCCCTGAACTTTTACATTTTGTTTTAGcaacataaactttaaaattcaggGCAAGAAACTGATTTTGCCTTGGTTTTGCTGTTGCAATTTTGGATCTTGTAAAGGAAATCtaattgctgctgctgcttgaaGTTGCAGGGAACGGGGAGTCATGAATGACACTTTGAAAGAAATGTTTTCTTGCCTTTACCGTCTAATGTGATTCATGATGTAGTGTGAAACAAAAGTCAACatattgtttgttatctttttcttgtccagttttcttttatttcacatattttatttggattatttttctattggcaggttgagcttgtgtgtcggGTTCTCTCCTAAGTTAGTTGCTGCAAATTCATCATAGTAGGTCAACTAGTTCATGAGGACTTGGTGCTAGAACACATaatatgatagatttttgttttagctataagatagttggtactttcaattttgaatcgaaatatgcaatgatcatatgtacttgatacttggttcatttggatggtaatgtatgaatattttggatgatatataatattgttattggtgattttatcattttgttgttttaaagttatttatttatttcttgagataaataacataaaaatcgagaaaaaatattaaatatgctagttgtagttgaaatacataacagtataaaaagtacaaaaaaaatcgttatgtatttctatcaaagataacggtaaaaaccgttataaaaagtaaaaaaaactgttaactatgatagaaaaaaaacaaaaaaaatacaaaacataacggaaaaatcctcatacataacggtaataaatcgttatgtataagcattatagataacggtttcataccgttatgtatagaaaaaaaactgttaactatgataggaaaaaaaacaaaaaaatacaaaacataacgaaaaaatcctcatacataacggtataaaccgttatgtataatcattatagataacggtttcataccgttatgtatagaaaaaaaactgttaactatgataggaaaaaaaacaaaaaaaatacaaaacataacggaaaaatcctcatacataacggtataaaccgttatgtataatcattatagataacggtttcataccgttatgtatgagcgtctcgtaccgttatctattctcacatacataacggtttttaaaccgttgtctatgatacgtatcatagataacactactatacacaacagtttttttgctcatagataacggataaaatccgttatctatgagcgtttttctagtagtgtcgGTGACCAAAATCCAACAATGTAAatatcattagaaagataacTTCAAAAGGCTCAGACTATGTTGAATAGGTACGGAGGTGCAGATGCGAGGGCGATACGATAcgggtttttaaaaattatagggtgcgattcggcaaggatacatctaattattaaaattttatgatatataatgcttataaaatatatacaatttaaattttcttaacttaattatatgtattttacattttattttacccaaaagttaagcattttcaattatataagttaattgagcaacaatataatgattcaaatattattagtccaatatataagtcataactgaaaataaaattatcaaaataaccttgtgtaggcctttcgtgcacgagatacgtgaatttcgcctatggaatttgcaaatccagtttatttttataaattgttttaaaagatacgccaggTGGCGAATCGAttgcgaatccgacgagaatccgagagaatcgcaccctaaaagaatccgattcgccgttgtagtggataaaatccgactgaccaGAGGTCAGCGAAatcatcgccagaggaatcgacgaATTCTCTGCTTGGGGCGatttccctgctcgccgcgaattctctgctcggggcgacttccctgctcgccgcgattcctctggcgcctcgccagaggaatcagcgaagtcctcgccagaggaatcagcgaagtcctcgccagaggattcAGCGAAAGCCTCGCCAaaggaatcagcgaaatcctcaccagaggaatcagcaAAATGATccttctgctctggcagaggcgtgatccctctgctctggcagcaacatgatccctctgctctggcagaggcgcgatccttctgctctggcagcgacatgatccctctgctcgggcagaggcgggatccctctgctttggcagcgacgcgatccctctgctctggcacaggCGCGATCCATCTGCTTTAGTAGCAGTGCCATAGTAAATATCTCAACACGAAAGTACACAAACtggattataagcttacgaaaacctagtcaaacatgggtgactaggtcaaacgaaaGTCGCGGAAGATCGTGTCCTGGAAAATCGGAACCGCTAGGGTTTCAAAGAACATTccaacaaaccctaaccctagtcgcCTCCTTGCCGGTCCATAACCTATAAATACTACTTCATTAACACCTGGGGGGACGCCGTCATTAACATTCATACTGATACTTACGATCATTCGCATTTCAACACATTCTCTAGCACTATTCTGCCTCCACACTCCCAGCCTTAGGTTTTCCGGTGATTAGATCAACCGGGACGACCCAACGGCCCTCGTTCATTGTTCAATCGCCTTCAACTCCGTCGACCAAATCGATCCGATTCACtatttcatttactttcaattgCTTTTAATACGATTTTTTACTattgtttactgacttgagcgtcggaggcccttccatcgacacccccaccggtgctcttcagagggctctaacgttacttgtggtctcaggttgctagtgcccgtcgatcctgacgtgactgacgtcacttccgtgattgttggattcatcccccacggccgtacatgctaatttttgaagaatccgtgcatcatagggCTCagatcaattttaaaaaaaatatatgtatttctttacctaaaaaatagattttgttaaaaataaaaatttggatataattcatatatttataggcaattaacacttcttttactttttataataGCAGAATATGTGAAATACAAAACATTCTTTTACTATAATTTTCCATCTTAGATTTTACATGTACTCGTGGAACGCATTTGATTGTATATAGATGGATGTGCctttgcaataaaaatattttttgctaaaaaatattttactaactaattttgacatttttgaTAGCAGTAGTATAAGTTAATCTATTAGCTATTATAAAAGTgccttattttataaaatttaatttacctATTATatcccttatatatataattatagattaattgtgtaatttaatactatcttacacatataataaatctaaaatatatcatatttttgttttatattttaataatgatTTAAGTAGTAGATCCATTAGaacttttcattttattatgtAAAATCAACTATTTAGAATTACAATAAAAAGGAgttatttaatagtttattaGAAGTTGAATTTTGCTAagatccttggaattaaaatttaattatgtaaaaatgataaataaacaTGAATTTGGTATCAATCTTCTTTTTTGTCGTTTTTTTCCAATGATGGAAAAAATTAGAtgatgcttaattaattaattttttatattaaaaatagatgcgttttttttttcaattttatgagttttatttataattttcaaaaaatatccaatatataattcattaaaagtatattaaaatgataaatattactagaaaataaaataaaatataaagttacactcacaaaaaaatatttattaaaataatttctttttatgtGCGAATGCAAGTCACCTCTATTAGTGATCTTAAAAATGACCTTGTAATTAAGAGACATTCAAAAAATAATTGGTCTCACGCTAAGACTTagtgtatatatttattaaaataattcctCGAAATGTATATAACTGACTATGTAATTAatacatgaaactttgtaaatACAAGAATATGTTATTTAACCATTTAACTCATCAATtacttttaatttcaaaaaaaaaaactcatcaGTTACTTTTCATCCGAACCCCAAAATGTCGAGTGAATCAAATTAATGATTTACAGTTTAAATTTTTTGACGACAAAGTTGACCAAACTAATCTTGGAATCCAATCTCTGCTAATCCAGTataaaaaatcaataaagaaCTAATTAATCTCAAAACACAACAAATTTGATCAAATAGAAGATTGTAGTATTTTGGTGGTCAACCTCATATATGGGAGCTTGATCCGAAacacatctatatatatttaagatTCTTTGTAGTTAATTTGTGACACATCTCCTATTACATTTATGGATGAACCATATGTAGCACTTCTAAACATTTAGAATCTAGGTTTATATAAAGACAATATATACACCCTTAAATTGGGAGATCGATGTCAATTATTCACAAATGCCATAGAAGATCGATATTGTACAAATTAACAATAGGGGATCTAAGCTGGTATGGAAAATGGCTATGAATATTTAGAAAAACACATGCAAACACTAACTTGTATTAAATCATTTTTTCCATAAGTTgcaaattttatattaatagagcaaaaaagaagaagaagaagaagaagaagaaagaatagGACCACTGTGGCATCCTACCTTGAAACAATTCAAAAAATGGACTTTGACCAATACTTTTCTCCTCTTCCCCCTTTCTTCTTCATTCCAAATCTACCCCCACCTCTCCAATACTTTTCATGCTCTGCTTCCTTTTCATTGCTGAATAATATAATCACAAACTTTTCTCATTACTTTTTTTAGTGATTCATCTTCACACCTGAGTTGATtagattaatttaaaattggACAGCATTAAAACCATCCTCACCACACCACCAACCCCATCACATACTTTTCAAATCTTCCCTCCATTAATCCCACTCATCATCCATCACCTCTGGTCTACTAGTATGCATACTTGTACTTCTCTTTCCATGGATGAATGTATCTAGAATTCTGTCTTCCTAATTAAGCAGCTATGGACTCCATTTTTCACCTTGAGAATGGTGATCGCGCCGCCTTCCTCAAGCAAATGATGCAAGCTTTTGGGTGTGTCTACATCTGCCTCAGGTGTTATGTACCTCCACCATACAAGTGAGTAGTCAGTCTTTCTCTTGGAGTTAATTTTTTGTGAGTGCATGCATAAACATGTATGTAGCTATGTCTGCAGCTGTTTGAAGGGGTTGGATGGAATCTTCCATGAAACAAGCACATCGCATGGAAGCCTTGCTAGGCGCCTTTTTCATGTATATCGAGAATCATCCACCTATCCCGATTCCgggtatatacttttttttaataatcaaatatgacattaatgtttaatttgttgagttaatttaatttgatgatCATCATCAGGCTAATCCCGGGGATTGCTTTCGCGAGCAGTAATCCCTACATGAAGCTACAATCGCATGAATTTCACGGCCTAGTTTCCAGTGATTTCCAGCTTCAGTTCTACCAAGTTAGTCTTTTCTCTTCAtacattataaattaattaagaagaacaaaaattaatccataCTATTGCCTTTTCGTTGATTAATCCAGGAAGCAGGAATTAAGGTTTGTTCTTCTTCATCATTATAAATCGGTAGCATTATTTACAAGGAATTAATCATTTTGAACATCTATATATATCATAGACGATTGTTCTCATGGGATGCGCCACCGGAGAAATTGAGCTTGGAATGTCGTCAGATAATCCTCAGGTAATTGTTGATTATATTATAAGATCAAAACAACATTAACGAACATTatgaaatgaattaatttcaGGTAGACGTGGAAACGGAGATGAAAAACTTAATCCGAATCCATTTCCCTCATCACAAGGATCCAAATCAAccaccttcatcttcttcttcatctctgCTGTCACTCTCAGTCGACAGCCCCGAGTACCCGCCTTATCTCTTCAACAttcccaccaccaccaccaccgccgccgctgcctTCCTCCCACAACAAACCCTCATCTCCTCTTCATCAATTCCCCCGCACGACCAAACCATACAGATCCTCAGCCAATTCCGGAACGCGCAGTTCCCCTCAATCGAGAGCGAAGACGCCGCAATGACGAAAGCCATTCTAGCCGTGCTCTCCTCTCCTTCAACCTCCTCTACCTCTCAGCACAAACACATTCCCACCGCATTCAGAAGGTACCAAGCCAACTTGGCGCCGCGGTTCGCCTCCACGCCTCAGAACCATAGCAGGTTCAAAAGAGCCGTTTCGTTTTTCAGAAAGCTGAGCCTCAGAAGCAGACATGAAATTCAAGGAAACCAGCCCACCGCTACGCAGCTGCACCACATGATCTCCGAGAGAAAGCGCCGCGAGAAGCTCAACGACAGCTTCCAGATACTCAGATCCTTCCTCCCTCCTGGATCCAAGGTACCTAATCCACATGCATTATCGATCTTCCAATAAAATAATCCTTTGAAATCTCATGAGTCGTTATCTTGATACAGAAGGATAAGGCGTCTGTGCTGAGCAGCACCACCGAGTATCTGAGCTCGTTGAAGTCCCAGGTGGCGGAGCTGGCCAAGCGGAATCTGCTTCTTGAATCGCAGATTAACTCCATACAGAAATCAGAAAGTGGCGCAGACGAAGCGGGGAGTTCTTCGTCCGGCGGCGGAAGGATTAGTGTGGAGATCGCGCAGGTTTCACTGTCGTCGTCGGAAGCAAGATTCCTGGACTTGAGAGTGAGAGGAGAATATTCTAGCTTGTTGGATTTGGTTGCTAGGCTGGTTGAGTTCTTGAGAGGGCAGCGCAGTGTGAGTTTGAGGTCGGTGGAATCGAATACGAGGATGTTGGGATCAGTTGCAGTTCACGCCGTCATCATGAGACTCGGAGTTGAGGTAACAATTAATTCATTCTgcacctatatatatactcattCATGCCTGCATGCTTTCGACTATTTATATATACCTACTCAAAATGTAAGTTTTTTAGAACCAATACTCAAATTGTATTTGGTTACTCAACATGCATGTAAGAGCTACTCTTTGTcccatctatactatattaaaaaaaaaaaaattagaaccaATACTCAAATTGTACTCTTTGTCCCATCTATATACTATACTAAAAAAAGGATCGgagttctcaatttcaaattgattttaaatcaatttgaaatttgaaaatatttttaatacgaAGGTTaggaataataaataaaatacatgcctatgctcaatctatctatatatatatatatatatatatatatatatatatatatatatatataatagcaaaataaatacTATCCTACATGGCGttgtataatcactctattttaattttcttcaattttcattcattcttatttttttttctaaattattaatcaatttccatatctaaaagatatatatatatatatatatatcaggtGTATTGAGCATAAAATAAAATCCATGCAGGTTAATTAAATTGAGAAAGCTAATTAAagttaattcaaataaaatatatctaactaattaaagttaatttttattatatttataaatatgatattgagttgatatcaattttatataaatttagaaatataaaaatatttctcgtgcattgcacggggtgcaaatgctagtatataAGAATCTATCACTTTTTTCAATTTCGTCcatttcatataaatatatcacgTTTATTTTGGAACATAatctaattttttctttttaaccaCAATCACTTATACATGACAGCACACTCAATTCAACCATAACCATTTATTTTTACATGGTGAGATCTTTTTTTCACTTAATACAT
This window encodes:
- the LOC131008863 gene encoding rhodanese-like domain-containing protein 6 — translated: MSHEHVVAAGPTIGTSKAKELVTLSSHPLLKSPEISNAGRHLSAAEFHSVLQNAGECQELSSGSNKELILLDARNLYETRIGKFHAPDIKTLDPAIRQYSDLPSWIDDNSEQLRGNNILMYCTGGIRCEMASAYIRSKGAGFENVFQLYGGIQRYMEQFPDGGFFKGKNFVFDHRVSVGSLDPIVLGTCLLCGVSFDNYTSRCRCTHCRMLVLVCDHCREINRSYVCELCQKDGKPVKSICSMSGEVPETAYDNQSLEIDQASSLLSSSEGKVKGFILDIL
- the LOC130986629 gene encoding putative transcription factor bHLH041 isoform X2 translates to MDSIFHLENGDRAAFLKQMMQAFGCVYICLRCYVPPPYNCLKGLDGIFHETSTSHGSLARRLFHVYRESSTYPDSGLIPGIAFASSNPYMKLQSHEFHGLVSSDFQLQFYQTIVLMGCATGEIELGMSSDNPQVDVETEMKNLIRIHFPHHKDPNQPPSSSSSSLLSLSVDSPEYPPYLFNIPTTTTTAAAAFLPQQTLISSSSIPPHDQTIQILSQFRNAQFPSIESEDAAMTKAILAVLSSPSTSSTSQHKHIPTAFRRYQANLAPRFASTPQNHSRFKRAVSFFRKLSLRSRHEIQGNQPTATQLHHMISERKRREKLNDSFQILRSFLPPGSKKDKASVLSSTTEYLSSLKSQVAELAKRNLLLESQINSIQKSESGADEAGSSSSGGGRISVEIAQVSLSSSEARFLDLRVRGEYSSLLDLVARLVEFLRGQRSVSLRSVESNTRMLGSVAVHAVIMRLGVEGDDEFDESGFREAVKRVVEDQHN
- the LOC130986629 gene encoding putative transcription factor bHLH041 isoform X1, which codes for MDSIFHLENGDRAAFLKQMMQAFGCVYICLRCYVPPPYNCLKGLDGIFHETSTSHGSLARRLFHVYRESSTYPDSGLIPGIAFASSNPYMKLQSHEFHGLVSSDFQLQFYQEAGIKTIVLMGCATGEIELGMSSDNPQVDVETEMKNLIRIHFPHHKDPNQPPSSSSSSLLSLSVDSPEYPPYLFNIPTTTTTAAAAFLPQQTLISSSSIPPHDQTIQILSQFRNAQFPSIESEDAAMTKAILAVLSSPSTSSTSQHKHIPTAFRRYQANLAPRFASTPQNHSRFKRAVSFFRKLSLRSRHEIQGNQPTATQLHHMISERKRREKLNDSFQILRSFLPPGSKKDKASVLSSTTEYLSSLKSQVAELAKRNLLLESQINSIQKSESGADEAGSSSSGGGRISVEIAQVSLSSSEARFLDLRVRGEYSSLLDLVARLVEFLRGQRSVSLRSVESNTRMLGSVAVHAVIMRLGVEGDDEFDESGFREAVKRVVEDQHN